From Erigeron canadensis isolate Cc75 chromosome 8, C_canadensis_v1, whole genome shotgun sequence, one genomic window encodes:
- the LOC122578608 gene encoding UDP-glycosyltransferase 708C1-like, whose amino-acid sequence MSSVMDISPHIALLTSSGMGHLTPILRLAAMLASQNCHVTLLTAQPPVSNAESEHIIAFLAAYPTINRLDFQLLPYTPPNPETADPFFVQFEAIIRSVHLLPPLLSSISPPVSAFFSDITSAAGGHQVANDLGVPNYVISTTSARFSCFVSYVPYLLASESSIPVAETSIQIPGLDPFDHSNLPPPFFIPNHLFTKTLVSNSRALSKSKGILLNTFHDFEPKTIEAVNNGKFIQDFPRFLAIGPLEPHKLEIGDHQTLPWLDKQPTRSVVYVSFGSRTAMSKDQITELRNGLEKSGQKFLWVLKTKIVDKEDSEELGELVTGSFLERTKAQGMVVKGWVNQEVILSHPAVGGFVSHCGWNSVMEAAARGIPMLAWPLLGDQRVNAEVVESAGLGIWEKSWGWLGARLVKSEKIAEKVTMLMGDENVREKARKIGEMAKNAIQVGGSSHKVLIEIIQNL is encoded by the coding sequence ATGTCAAGTGTCATGGATATCAGCCCACACATTGCCCTACTCACGAGTTCAGGAATGGGCCATTTGACACCGATCCTGCGCCTAGCCGCAATGCTAGCTTCCCAAAACTGTCACGTGACTCTCTTAACGGCCCAACCACCAGTCTCTAATGCAGAGTCTGAACACATTATCGCGTTCCTTGCAGCCTATCCTACAATAAATCGTCTTGACTTCCAATTACTTCCTTACACACCACCAAATCCCGAAACTGCAGACCCATTTTTCGTTCAATTTGAAGCCATTATCCGGTCCGTTCATCTTCTCCCTCCACTTTTATCTTCCATATCACCACCTGTTTCTGCCTTTTTCTCTGACATTACATCGGCTGCAGGAGGTCATCAAGTTGCTAATGATCTTGGGGTACCGAATTATGTCATTTCTACGACTTCAGCTAGATTTTCATGTTTCGTTTCCTATGTACCGTACTTACTAGCATCTGAAAGCTCCATACCCGTAGCAGAAACCTCAATTCAAATACCCGGTTTGGACCCATTTGACCACTCAAATCTTCCACCTCCTTTTTTCATACCAAATCATTTATTCACCAAGACTTTGGTATCAAACTCTCGCGCTTTAAGCAAATCTAAAGGCATTTTGTTAAACACTTTTCATGATTTTGAACCAAAGACAATTGAAGCAGTTAACAATGGCAAATTTATACAAGATTTTCCTCGATTTTTGGCTATCGGGCCACTAGAACCACACAAGTTAGAAATAGGTGATCACCAAACACTTCCATGGCTCGACAAACAGCCAACAAGATCAGTTGTATATGTGAGCTTTGGAAGCAGGACTGCAATGTCAAAAGATCAAATAACAGAACTACGAAACGGGTTGGAAAAAAGTGGGCAAAAGTTCTTGTGGGTGTTGAAAACTAAGATAGTTGACAAAGAAGACAGTGAAGAATTAGGAGAGTTAGTAACCGGTTCGTTTTTAGAACGAACAAAAGCACAAGGTATGGTGGTTAAAGGATGGGTGAACCAAGAAGTGATTCTATCACACCCGGCCGTTGGAGGATTTGTGAGTCATTGTGGATGGAATTCAGTGATGGAGGCTGCGGCTCGAGGGATACCAATGTTGGCTTGGCCTCTACTTGGTGATCAGAGAGTGAACGCTGAAGTGGTGGAGAGCGCGGGTTTGGGTATTTGGGAGAAAAGTTGGGGTTGGTTAGGGGCGCGATTGGTGAAAAGTGAGAAGATTGCTGAGAAAGTGACAATGCTGATGGGTGATGAAAATGTAAGGGAAAAAGCAAGGAAAATTGGGGAAATGGCTAAGAATGCAATTCAAGTTGGAGGGAGCTCTCACAAGGTGTTAATAGAgatcattcaaaatctttga
- the LOC122578428 gene encoding membrane-anchored ubiquitin-fold protein 1-like gives MSGVQDSLDIKFRLLDGSDIGPKSFPAAASVATLKESILSQWPKDKDNAPKSVKDVKIISAGKILENNRTVGECRSPLCDVPGGVTTMHVVVSQPPQGKEKKVMDDPKINKCLCVIL, from the exons ATGTCTGGAGTTCAAGATTCTTTAGACATAAAATTTCGTTTGCTTGATGGATCGGATATTGGTCCTAAAAGCTTTCCAGCAGCAGCAAGTGTTGCAACTTTGAAAGAAAGCATCCTTTCTCAATGGCCCAAAG ATAAGGATAATGCTCCAAAGTCGGTAAAAGATGTAAAGATAATTAGTGCGGGAAAGATATTGGAGAACAATAGAACGGTAGGCGAATGCAGAAGTCCGTTGTGTGACGTTCCTGGTGGAGTTACGACTATGCATGTCGTTGTTAGCCAACCACCTCAAGGAAAAG AAAAGAAAGTGATGGATGATCCAAAGATAAACAAGTGTTTATGCGTGATATTATGA
- the LOC122578609 gene encoding phosphatidylinositol 3,4,5-trisphosphate 3-phosphatase and protein-tyrosine-phosphatase PTEN1: protein MGMKATTLLPGTTNTPDAFAAQYQLIDYVSKHFFVRRLVSQKRRRMLVGGYDLDMSYVTPCILAMSFPAERMKAIYRNPMWQVKDVLEMRHSGHYKVYNLCIEEDYDPSHFDGRVERYPFDDNHVPSLPMVKEFCENVHSWLSSDPKNIAVIHCMAGKGRTGLMVSSYLVYTGLLAEDALQVYADKRTTNNLGVTIPSQRRYVHYWQKSLSFPEGSPPDVNLPKPTSRELQQIRIYDARNIETVFIVLSEMQEVPGQRYRPYEHNCRKVCRKINNVSIESLRHFHSFIEENNVGQELEQEGTDENNCLDCCFNPTTVVTGDVCVTFYEKNLGGRLFYACFNTAFIENSSLQFSLSELDKVTNKAKSIAGPEFRVELLFVPDNPDDGDQEDGCNSDPLN from the exons ATGGGCATGAAAGCTACCACACTCTTGCCAGGAACTACCAACACGCCAGATGCTTTTGCTGCCCAGTATCAACTTATCGATTATGTGTCCAAACATTTCTTTGTACGTAGGCTAGTGTCTCAAAAAAGGAGACGGATGCTGGTTGGTGGATATGATCTCGATATGTCTTATGTCACACCTTGTATATTAGCAATGTCATTTCCTGCAGAGCGAATGAAAGCCATATATCGCAATCCTATGTGGCAAGTCAAAGATGTTTTGGAAATGAGACATAGCGGACATTACAAG GTGTATAACTTATGTATAGAGGAAGACTATGATCCATCCCATTTTGATGGTCGAGTAGAGAGATACCCATTCGACGATAATCATGTGCCATCACTTCCAATGGTCAAGGAATTCTGTGAAAATGTTCATTCGTGGCTTTCAAGTGACCCAAAGAATATCGCCGTCATTCACTGCATG GCGGGTAAAGGTCGGACAGGATTGATGGTATCTTCTTACTTGGTCTACACTGGCTTGTTAGCAGAAGATGCTCTTCAGGTCTATGCAGATAAAAGAACCACGAATAATCTTGGA GTAACAATACCAAGCCAACGGCGTTATGTTCATTACTGGCAGAAATCTCTTTCTTTTCCTGAGGGTTCCCCTCCAGATGTGAATCTTCCTAAACCAACTAGTAGGGAGTTGCAACAAATTCGAATTTATGACGCCAGAAACATAGAAACAGTCTTCATTGTTCTGTCTGAAATGCAAGAG GTCCCTGGACAGCGTTATCGTCCATATGAACATAATTGTAGGAAAGTCTGCAGAAAAATAAACAATGTTTCAATAGAAAGTCTTCGGCACTTTCACTCATTTATCGAGGAAAATAATGTTGGGCAGGAGTTAGAACAAGAAGGAACAGATGAAAATAACTGCCTCGATTGCTGCTTTAATCCAACAACAGTG GTTACCGGAGATGTTTGTGTCACGTTCTATGAAAAGAATCTTGGGGGTCGTCTCTTTTATGCGTGCTTCAATACTGCATTCATTGAAAACAGCTCGCTACAG TTTTCGTTATCAGAATTGGATAAAGTTACCAATAAGGCTAAATCAATAGCAGGCCCCGAGTTTCGTGTGGAATTACTCTTTGTTCCAGATAATCCTGACGACGGCGACCAAGAAGATGGTTGTAATTCTGACCCATTGAATTAG